A region of Paractinoplanes abujensis DNA encodes the following proteins:
- a CDS encoding amidohydrolase, with amino-acid sequence MTQADLVLTGGNVFTGGNEQGRHSGLAVKDGRILAVGGDELRDLVGAGTEVVDLGGRLLLPGFQDAHIHAVMGGVELGQCDLTGTTDPEEYLRRVRDYAAANPRAEWILGGGWSMESFENGIPDRRLLDSVVADRPVYLLNRDHHAAWVNTVALERAGITAATPDPASGRIDREGDGTPIGALQEGAMELVDVPDMTASEKYEGLLRAQRLLLSLGITAWQDAMLAASNGYADVSDAYVRAAREGTLVATVVGALWWDRDRGLEQVAQLVERRRELTAGRLRCDSVKLMLDGIAENFTAAMTEPYRDACGHATSNRGMSFIDPQALPRYVTELDKLGFQPHFHALGDRAVRDALNAVEAARTANGPSDTRPHLAHLQVVHPADVPRFAQLGATANMQPYWAAHEPQMDELTIPFLDPDAVTRQYPFGDLLRSGARLAGGSDWPVSTPDPLQGIHVAVNRTLPDEGREPFLPEQRLELGTALEAYTAGSAYVNRRDDSGRLAPGCRADLVVLDRDLFARPIEEIGQARVAQTYVDGRRVYG; translated from the coding sequence ATGACTCAGGCTGACCTGGTCCTCACCGGGGGCAACGTCTTCACGGGCGGGAACGAGCAGGGCCGGCATTCCGGGCTGGCGGTCAAGGACGGGCGCATCCTCGCGGTCGGCGGGGATGAGCTGCGCGACCTCGTGGGGGCGGGCACGGAGGTGGTCGATCTGGGCGGCCGGCTGCTCCTCCCGGGGTTTCAGGACGCGCACATCCACGCCGTGATGGGCGGCGTCGAGCTGGGCCAGTGCGATCTGACCGGCACCACCGACCCGGAGGAATACCTGCGCCGGGTCCGTGACTACGCGGCGGCCAATCCACGGGCCGAGTGGATCCTGGGTGGCGGGTGGTCGATGGAAAGCTTCGAGAACGGCATCCCGGATCGGCGGCTGCTCGACTCCGTGGTGGCGGACCGCCCGGTCTACCTCCTCAACCGCGATCACCACGCCGCCTGGGTCAACACGGTGGCGCTGGAACGGGCCGGCATCACGGCTGCGACGCCCGACCCGGCCAGCGGGCGGATCGACCGGGAGGGTGACGGCACGCCGATCGGCGCGTTGCAGGAGGGCGCGATGGAGCTGGTCGATGTGCCCGACATGACGGCGTCGGAGAAGTACGAGGGGTTGCTGCGGGCCCAGCGGCTGCTGCTGTCGCTGGGCATCACGGCCTGGCAGGACGCCATGCTCGCGGCCTCCAACGGATATGCCGACGTCTCCGACGCGTATGTGCGCGCCGCCCGTGAGGGAACGCTGGTCGCGACGGTGGTCGGGGCCCTGTGGTGGGATCGGGATCGCGGGTTGGAGCAGGTCGCGCAGCTGGTCGAGCGGCGCCGGGAGCTGACGGCGGGGCGGCTGCGTTGCGACTCGGTCAAGCTGATGCTGGACGGCATCGCGGAGAACTTCACGGCGGCGATGACGGAGCCCTATCGCGATGCCTGTGGTCATGCCACGTCGAACCGGGGCATGTCGTTCATCGATCCGCAGGCGCTCCCCCGCTATGTGACCGAGCTCGACAAGCTGGGCTTCCAGCCGCATTTCCACGCGCTGGGCGATCGGGCGGTCCGGGATGCGCTCAACGCGGTGGAGGCGGCCCGCACGGCGAACGGGCCCAGCGACACCCGGCCCCATCTCGCTCATCTGCAGGTGGTGCACCCGGCCGACGTGCCGCGGTTCGCGCAGCTGGGGGCGACGGCGAACATGCAGCCGTACTGGGCGGCGCACGAGCCGCAGATGGACGAGCTGACGATCCCGTTCCTCGACCCGGATGCGGTGACCCGGCAGTACCCGTTCGGCGATCTGCTGCGCAGCGGGGCGCGGCTGGCCGGGGGCAGCGACTGGCCGGTCAGCACGCCCGACCCGTTGCAAGGCATCCACGTGGCCGTCAACCGCACGCTGCCCGACGAGGGGCGCGAGCCTTTCCTGCCCGAGCAGCGGCTCGAGCTGGGCACGGCGCTGGAGGCCTATACGGCCGGATCGGCGTACGTGAATCGGCGGGACGACTCGGGACGCCTCGCACCGGGCTGTCGGGCCGACCTGGTGGTGCTCGATCGCGACCTGTTCGCCCGGCCGATCGAGGAGATCGGCCAGGCGCGGGTCGCACAGACCTACGTCGACGGACGGAGGGTCTACGGCTGA